From a single Solanum dulcamara chromosome 4, daSolDulc1.2, whole genome shotgun sequence genomic region:
- the LOC129886749 gene encoding uncharacterized protein LOC129886749 produces the protein MGLIVSLAGKGLSTTQVINKATEKFNEYFVDNTNRDINNLEGFHLAILDMFVTVNKALPGKHWVVPQFDEIKKCFEERNKETEEERKRKVVIDFMKEKIQLNKADNTLLFIGLATPPAAMAAKKAGEAVPQLQLMKRVPDVVFVPAATLLALVSVKITRGLLFQRAASEDLLFAETNQEASDSG, from the exons ATGGGTCTGATCGTGAGCTTAGCCGGAAAAG GATTGTCAACAACACAGGTTATTAATAAGGCCACAGAAAAATTCAACGAGTATTTCGTGGATAATACTAATAGAGATATCAATAATTTAGAAGGGTTCCATCTGGCAATTCTCGACATGTTTGT CACTGTGAATAAAGCATTGCCTGGCAAGCACTGGGTTGTGCCTCAGTTTGACGAAATTAAG AAATGCTTTGAGGAAAGAAACAAAGAAACagaggaagaaagaaagagGAAGGTGGTGATAGATTTCATGAAGGAGAAAATACAACTAAACAAGGCAGATAATACATTGCTCTTCATTGGGCTGGCAACACCCCCTGCAGCAATGGCAGCCAAGAAAGCTGGTGAAGCTGTGCCTCAGCTCCAATTAATGAAACGTGTTCCAGACGTTGTGTTTGTTCCTGCTGCTACATTGCTGGCTCTTGTTTCAGTTAAGATTACCAGAGGTTTATTGTTCCAACGTGCAGCATCTGAAGACCTTCTATTTGCAGAAACCAATCAAGAAGCATCGGATTCGGgatga
- the LOC129886746 gene encoding pentatricopeptide repeat-containing protein At2g44880, with protein sequence MNDRKSIGLWSTIESKCHVLLQQRNSKAILLCIHAIMLRNAIENNVSLLTKLISSFSVSDPVAGIIHARRMFDKSLQKEDTFLCNTMIKSHMGVSQFAESTLLYRDLLRHTSFEPDNYTFSSLSKCCGARLVLWEGLEIHNHVLKCGFASNLFVATSLVDMYGKFGQMAFARKLFDEMPLRSPVSWTALIGGYLKCGYMGIAEGLFDAMPEKDVAAFNVMIDAYVKKGDMLSANRLFEAMPERNVISWTSMIDGYCSNDNVSEARVLFDAMPERNLFSWNAMIGGYCQNKQPQEALKLFHELQMETTLEPDGVTVVSVLPAIADLGALDLGNWVHQYVKRKKLDRSSNVCTALVDMYAKCGEIAKAREFFDEVKVKESSSWNALINGLAVNGSSKEALEVFEKMKSKGYKPNEITMLGVLSACNHGGLVEEGKKWFIEMEKYGLTPQIEHYGCLVDLLGRSGCLEEAENLIETMPYEANGIILSSFLFACGYAKDVTRAEKVKKKAIEMEPWNDGIYIMLRNMYATDKRWSDVEDIKGRMRREGAKKEAGCSTIEVNGMVCEFVAGDKIHAQCEEIHLLLEHLQLYMRGLGTPYSNDIGLAEF encoded by the coding sequence ATGAATGATAGAAAAAGCATTGGGCTATGGAGCACAATAGAGAGCAAATGCCATGTTTTGCTTCAACAGAGGAACTCCAAAGCTATCCTTCTCTGTATTCACGCCATAATGCTTCGAAACGCCATTGAAAATAACGTCAGTCTACTCACCAAGCTCATTTCCAGCTTCTCCGTTAGTGACCCAGTTGCTGGAATCATCCATGCACGCCGCATGTTCGACAAAAGTCTCCAAAAGGAAGACACTTTCCTCTGTAACACCATGATAAAATCCCATATGGGTGTTAGTCAATTTGCCGAATCAACACTTCTGTACAGAGATTTACTTAGACACACTAGTTTTGAACCTGATAATTACACGTTTTCGAGCCTTTCCAAGTGTTGTGGTGCAAGATTAGTGTTGTGGGAAGGTTTGGAAATTCATAATCATGTGTTGAAATGTGGGTTTGCTTCGAATTTGTTTGTGGCGACTTCGTTGGTTGATATGTATGGGAAGTTTGGTCAAATGGCTTTTGCTAGGAAGTTGTTTGATGAAATGCCCCTGAGAAGTCCAGTCTCGTGGACAGCTTTAATTGGAGGTTATTTGAAGTGTGGATATATGGGTATTGCTGAAGGGCTTTTTGATGCAATGCCTGAGAAAGATGTAGCTGCGTTCAATGTGATGATTGATGCGTACGTGAAGAAAGGAGATATGCTGTCAGCAAATAGATTGTTTGAGGCAATGCCCGAGAGAAATGTGATTTCTTGGACTAGTATGATTGATGGGTACTGCAGTAATGATAATGTAAGTGAAGCCAGGGTGTTATTTGATGCAATGCCGGAAAGGAATTTGTTCTCTTGGAACGCAATGATTGGTGGATACTGTCAAAATAAGCAGCCTCAAGAAGCTTTGAAGTTGTTTCATGAGCTGCAGATGGAGACGACATTGGAGCCAGATGGTGTTACTGTTGTTAGTGTGCTTCCAGCTATTGCTGATTTGGGTGCGTTAGATTTGGGCAACTGGGTTCACCAGTATGTGAAGAGGAAGAAATTAGATAGATCTTCAAATGTTTGCACTGCTTTGGTTGATATGTATGCCAAGTGTGGGGAAATTGCAAAAGCCAGGGAATTTTTTGATGAGGTAAAAGTAAAAGAGTCATCAAGTTGGAATGCTTTAATTAATGGGTTGGCAGTCAATGGATCTTCTAAAGAAGCATTGGAGGTGTTTGAGAAGATGAAGAGTAAAGGATACAAGCCGAATGAAATTACTATGCTTGGTGTTTTGTCAGCTTGCAACCATGGTGGATTGGTGGAGGAAGGCAAGAAATGGTTTATAGAAATGGAGAAGTATGGGCTCACTCCGCAAATTGAGCACTATGGTTGTCTGGTTGATCTCTTGGGGAGGTCAGGTTGTTTGGAGGAAGCCGAAAACTTGATTGAGACCATGCCTTATGAGGCCAATGGAATAATATTGAGTTCCTTTCTATTTGCATGTGGTTATGCCAAAGATGTTACAAGGGCTGAGAAGGTCAAGAAAAAAGCAATTGAGATGGAACCGTGGAATGATGGGATCTACATTATGTTAAGGAACATGTATGCCACTGATAAGCGGTGGAGTGATGTTGAAGACATTAAGGGGCGGATGAGGAGAGAAGGGGCAAAAAAGGAGGCAGGTTGCAGTACCATTGAAGTTAATGGTATGGTTTGTGAATTTGTAGCTGGGGATAAAATACATGCACAGTGTGAGGAAATACATCTTCTATTGGAGCATTTGCAGTTGTACATGAGAGGTCTGGGTACACCTTATAGTAATGATATTGGATTGGCTGAATTTTGA
- the LOC129886748 gene encoding uncharacterized protein LOC129886748, which translates to MDRWTGMLKVPLCNTYYRVGASLSLSRCSKSLSVPVANAIFFNGDKIEATGNPVIERLSDLQKIAEILVSKFGNSVNAWVVEAPLFNGPFAVYKDFIPSVNEYGEPKTYDADGFPASSSIVLLLWNCLKEAKSIISGKQKEPYQAEVSTSSSGTPRTLLLGFSKGGTVLNQLVTELGFAPAQLTEDVSLANKNFTNGGFSSQPQDQIIPNSKDGFLNSIAEFHYVDVGLNTEGAYVTNQDVIHKISERLVQGAPGIRFFLHGTPRQWCDRDRIWIRKEKDEFFQLLKEAARKNMGKLYIRERLYFGNKLPDLQIHFEIIEHLDVS; encoded by the exons ATGGATCGTTGGACAGGAATGTTGAAGGTGCCTTTGTGCAACACATATTATCGAGTTGGTGCTTCTCTTTCCCTTTCTCGTTGTTCCAAATCTCTCTCT GTGCCTGTTGCAAATGCTATTTTTTTCAATGGAGATAAGATTGAAGCGACAGGAAATCCAGTGATTGAGAGGCTATCTGACCTACAGAAAATTGCTGAAATCTTGGTTTCAAAATTTGGGAATTCTGTCAATGCTTGGGTTGTTGAGGCACCTCTCTTCAATGGACCTTTTGCGGTTTATAAGGACTTTATACCTTCTGTCAATGAATATGGAGAGCCAAAAACTTATGATGCAGATGGTTTCCCTGCTTCTTCCTCCATTGTCTTGCTTTTGTGGAATTGCCTGAAAGAG GCAAAAAGTATCATTTCAGGGAAACAAAAAGAGCCCTATCAGGCTGAAGTTTCTACATCATCGTCAGGTACACCAAGAACATTGCTACTTGGATTTAGTAAGGGTGGTACTGTACTCAACCAGCTGGTTACTGAGCTTGGTTTTGCACCAGCCCAGCTCACAGAAGACGTGTCACTAGCAAATAAGAATTTCACAAATGGAGGATTTTCCTCCCAGCCACAAGATCAGATCATTCCAAATTCTAAAGATGGTTTCTTAAATAGCATAGCTGAGTTCCATTACGTAGATGTTGGTCTAAACACAGAGGGAGCATATGTAACCAACCAAGATGTCATTCATAAAATTTCTGAGCGTCTCGTCCAAGGAGCCCCTGGAATTCGTTTTTTCCTTCATGGAACTCCTAGACAATGGTGTGATCGTGACAGGATTTGGATCCGGAAGGAGAAAGATGAGTTTTTTCAGCTGCTCAAAGAAGCAGCTCGGAAGAATATGGGGAAATTGTATATACGTGAAAGATTGTATTTTGGTAATAAGCTCCCTGATCTCCAGATACACTTTGAAATCATCGAGCATTTGGAcgtgagctga